Proteins encoded within one genomic window of Amycolatopsis nigrescens CSC17Ta-90:
- a CDS encoding 4-hydroxy-3-methylbut-2-enyl diphosphate reductase, giving the protein MATTSSDAHPEDDAARRILLAGPRSFCAGVERAIEIVERALRARSTPVYVRKQIVHNAYVVDDLSRRGAIFVEELDEVPDGATVVFSAHGVSPAVRAEATRRGLDVIDGTCPLVTKVHAKARRFAARGDTVVLIGHAGHEEVEGTLGEAPDSIVLVETPKDVQELSLPDPRRVSYLTQTTLAVDETAEFVDALRVQFPMLHESPSDDICYATTNRQHALNAIIEESDLVLVVGSTNSSNSVRLVELSRRQGTPAELIDRASDIRPSWLDGVRTIGLTAGASAPPALVNEVVAALGELGPVSVEEREVTRETTHFELPPAVRGAAAPPSDPPA; this is encoded by the coding sequence ATGGCAACTACGAGTTCGGACGCACACCCGGAGGATGACGCCGCACGTCGCATCCTGCTGGCCGGTCCGCGGTCCTTCTGCGCGGGAGTCGAGCGAGCCATCGAGATCGTCGAACGAGCCCTGCGAGCCCGCAGCACACCGGTCTACGTCCGCAAGCAGATCGTGCACAACGCCTATGTGGTCGACGACCTCTCGCGCCGGGGCGCGATCTTCGTCGAAGAGCTGGACGAGGTACCCGACGGCGCGACGGTGGTGTTCTCCGCGCACGGGGTCTCCCCTGCCGTACGCGCGGAGGCGACCCGCCGCGGCCTCGACGTCATCGACGGAACCTGCCCGCTGGTCACCAAGGTCCATGCCAAAGCCCGTCGCTTCGCCGCCCGTGGCGACACGGTCGTGCTGATCGGCCACGCCGGGCACGAGGAGGTCGAAGGCACCCTCGGCGAGGCGCCGGATTCCATCGTCCTGGTCGAAACGCCCAAAGATGTCCAAGAGCTGTCCCTGCCCGACCCGCGGCGGGTCTCCTACCTCACCCAGACCACCCTCGCGGTCGACGAGACCGCCGAGTTCGTCGACGCGCTGCGGGTGCAGTTCCCGATGCTGCACGAATCACCGTCCGACGACATCTGCTACGCCACCACCAACCGGCAGCACGCGCTCAACGCGATCATCGAAGAGTCCGATCTCGTACTGGTGGTCGGCTCCACGAACTCCTCGAACTCGGTCCGCCTGGTCGAACTCTCCCGCCGGCAGGGCACGCCGGCCGAGCTCATCGACCGCGCGAGCGACATCCGGCCGAGCTGGCTCGACGGAGTGCGCACGATCGGCCTGACCGCCGGCGCTTCGGCCCCGCCCGCACTGGTCAACGAGGTGGTGGCCGCCCTGGGTGAACTGGGGCCGGTGTCCGTCGAGGAGCGCGAGGTCACCCGCGAGACCACCCACTTCGAGCTTCCCCCGGCCGTCCGCGGTGCCGCGGCACCACCGAGCGACCCTCCGGCCTGA
- a CDS encoding helix-turn-helix transcriptional regulator — protein sequence MDVLRVLIRAVDPLTREAISSRLDALPDIEVLPDEHHPPVDVVVLVAERITVEVASALRKVKATLGAPVVLIACEVSRTELLTAVECNVVAVLPRAGVTGDRIESAVRTAAGGGAVLPSKMLGELLKQVERIQREILSPNGLHTSGMTAREIDILRLMSDGLDTAEIAVKLGFSERVVKRTIFGVTSRFKLRNRPHAVAYALRTGVI from the coding sequence GTGGACGTGCTAAGAGTGCTCATCCGTGCGGTGGATCCGTTGACCCGCGAGGCGATCAGCAGCCGCCTCGACGCCCTGCCGGACATCGAGGTCCTGCCGGACGAGCATCACCCGCCGGTGGACGTGGTGGTGCTCGTCGCCGAGCGGATCACCGTGGAGGTGGCGTCCGCGCTGCGGAAGGTGAAGGCGACCCTGGGCGCGCCGGTGGTGCTGATCGCCTGCGAGGTCAGCCGCACCGAGCTGCTCACCGCCGTCGAGTGCAACGTGGTCGCGGTACTGCCGCGGGCCGGGGTCACCGGCGACCGGATCGAGAGCGCGGTGCGGACCGCCGCCGGCGGCGGCGCCGTGTTGCCATCGAAGATGCTCGGCGAACTGCTCAAGCAGGTCGAACGGATCCAGCGCGAAATACTGTCACCGAACGGCCTGCACACCTCCGGCATGACCGCGCGGGAGATCGACATCCTGCGGCTGATGTCGGACGGCCTGGACACCGCCGAGATCGCGGTCAAACTCGGCTTCTCGGAGCGGGTCGTGAAGCGGACCATTTTCGGGGTCACCAGCCGCTTCAAGCTCCGCAACCGGCCGCACGCGGTGGCGTACGCGTTGCGCACCGGCGTCATCTGA
- a CDS encoding flavin reductase family protein: protein MSRPRQLTEFPEPTESTEEHVLRHAFGQFPSGVTAVAALVDGAALGIAVSSFAPVSLEPPLVSICVMEHSRTWRRLRTAHRIGVSVLGSGHAELARRLAAATEDRFTTVEWRIGRHGAIRVVGAPAWLECSIEQEIPAGDHILALLRIRHAETYAGIGPLVFHASGFHRLAS, encoded by the coding sequence ATGAGCCGACCCCGGCAGCTGACGGAGTTCCCCGAGCCCACTGAGTCCACGGAGGAGCACGTGCTACGGCACGCCTTCGGGCAGTTCCCGTCCGGGGTGACCGCGGTCGCCGCGCTGGTGGACGGTGCCGCACTCGGTATCGCGGTTAGTTCCTTCGCCCCCGTTTCGCTGGAGCCGCCGCTCGTCTCGATCTGCGTGATGGAGCACTCCAGGACCTGGCGGCGGCTGCGCACCGCACACCGGATCGGGGTGAGCGTGCTCGGCTCCGGCCACGCCGAACTGGCGAGGCGTCTCGCGGCGGCCACCGAGGACCGGTTCACCACGGTGGAATGGCGCATCGGGCGGCACGGGGCGATCCGGGTCGTCGGCGCGCCGGCGTGGCTGGAGTGCTCGATCGAACAGGAGATCCCGGCCGGCGACCACATTCTGGCCCTGCTGCGGATCCGGCACGCCGAGACCTACGCCGGGATCGGCCCGCTGGTGTTCCACGCGAGCGGTTTCCACCGCCTCGCCTCTTGA
- a CDS encoding DUF5997 family protein — translation MTSHKTTQTMKPATAAKKLGVYLEATPAEFQEGVVSRDELNALQADPPEWLRELRRDGPHPRPVVAAKLGVSMGGLARGGITDPLTTEQIDTLKAEGPDWLQRERATQAEVRKEAARLKEKSTEPHRPRS, via the coding sequence ATGACGTCGCACAAGACCACCCAGACGATGAAGCCCGCGACGGCGGCCAAGAAGCTGGGTGTGTACCTCGAAGCCACCCCCGCGGAGTTCCAAGAGGGTGTCGTCTCGCGCGACGAGCTGAACGCCCTGCAGGCCGACCCGCCCGAGTGGCTGCGGGAGCTGCGCCGCGACGGCCCGCATCCTCGACCGGTCGTCGCGGCGAAACTGGGCGTCTCCATGGGCGGCCTCGCGCGGGGTGGCATCACCGACCCGCTCACCACCGAACAGATCGACACCTTGAAAGCCGAGGGCCCCGACTGGCTGCAGCGGGAACGCGCCACCCAAGCCGAAGTCCGCAAGGAAGCAGCGCGCCTCAAGGAGAAGAGCACGGAGCCCCACCGCCCGCGTTCCTGA
- a CDS encoding 1-deoxy-D-xylulose-5-phosphate synthase: MTSTLLSRTTSPQRLKELHQDQLPALAAEIREFLVDTVCRAGGHLGPNLGVVELTIALHRVFDSPADRIVFDTGHQSYVHKILTGRQAAFDTLRAAGGLAGYPQRRESPHDHVENSHASTALSYADGLAKAQRLLGQEHRRVVAVIGDGALTGGMAWEAMNNLGRGDGKVVIALNDNGRSYAPTIGGVAAHLSALRDGRHPGSNLFEDLGFGYIGPVDGHDVAAVEQACRRAAGLNRPVVVHCVTEKGRGYPHAETDEADRMHGIGVIDPDTGKPGTAGSPSWTSSFGDELTKIGASNPEVVALTAAMLRPVGLHPFAKRYPDRVFDVGIAEQHAVTSAAGLAMGGLHPVVCLYATFLNRAVDQVMMDVALHHLPVTFVLDRAGITGPDGPSHHGMWDLALLGTVPGMRVASPRDTKQLAALLGEAVCTTDGPTALRFPKAGAGPEITALSRMDGLDILYRSRSLPLDVLIVSTGVLAGTAIRAAELLSDEGVGVTVVDPRWLLPVNPTLVHLASRHRLVLTVEDGVRTGGVGAALAQACTDARVPAPVHNLGLPGGFLDHGSRSAILAEHGLTAESIAETALALHDSSTAPSPVTPEGITR, translated from the coding sequence ATGACCTCCACTTTGCTCAGTCGCACCACCAGCCCGCAGCGGCTCAAGGAGTTGCACCAGGACCAGCTGCCCGCACTCGCGGCCGAGATCAGGGAGTTCCTGGTCGACACGGTCTGCCGCGCCGGCGGGCACCTCGGCCCGAACCTCGGTGTGGTCGAGCTGACCATCGCACTGCACCGGGTGTTCGACTCGCCGGCCGACCGGATCGTGTTCGACACCGGCCATCAGTCCTATGTGCACAAGATCCTCACCGGCAGGCAGGCCGCCTTCGACACGTTGCGCGCGGCGGGCGGGCTGGCCGGCTATCCGCAGCGGCGGGAGTCCCCGCACGACCACGTGGAGAACTCGCACGCTTCCACCGCACTGTCCTATGCGGACGGTCTGGCGAAGGCACAGCGGCTGCTCGGACAGGAGCACCGCCGGGTGGTCGCGGTGATCGGCGACGGCGCGCTGACCGGCGGCATGGCCTGGGAGGCGATGAACAACCTCGGCCGCGGTGACGGCAAGGTAGTGATCGCTCTCAACGACAACGGCCGCTCGTATGCCCCCACCATCGGCGGTGTGGCCGCGCATCTTTCGGCGCTGCGAGACGGTCGCCACCCCGGCTCGAACCTGTTCGAGGACCTGGGTTTCGGCTATATCGGCCCGGTGGACGGGCATGACGTCGCCGCCGTCGAGCAGGCGTGCCGCCGGGCGGCCGGGCTGAACCGGCCGGTGGTCGTGCACTGCGTCACCGAGAAGGGGCGCGGCTACCCCCACGCCGAGACCGACGAAGCCGACCGCATGCACGGCATCGGGGTCATCGATCCCGACACCGGCAAGCCGGGCACCGCCGGCTCCCCCAGCTGGACCAGCTCGTTCGGCGACGAGCTGACGAAGATCGGCGCCAGCAACCCGGAGGTGGTCGCGCTGACCGCCGCGATGTTGCGCCCGGTCGGTCTGCACCCGTTCGCCAAGCGATATCCGGACCGCGTTTTCGACGTTGGCATCGCCGAGCAGCACGCGGTCACCAGCGCGGCCGGGCTGGCCATGGGCGGCCTGCACCCGGTGGTCTGCCTGTACGCCACCTTCCTCAACCGCGCCGTGGACCAGGTCATGATGGACGTGGCGCTGCACCACCTGCCGGTCACCTTCGTGCTGGACCGGGCGGGAATCACCGGTCCCGACGGGCCAAGCCACCACGGCATGTGGGACCTCGCCCTGCTCGGCACGGTGCCGGGCATGCGCGTCGCGTCCCCACGCGACACCAAGCAGCTGGCCGCCCTGCTCGGCGAGGCGGTGTGCACAACGGACGGTCCCACCGCGCTGCGGTTCCCGAAGGCCGGCGCCGGTCCGGAGATCACCGCACTCAGCCGCATGGACGGGCTGGACATCCTCTACCGCAGCCGGTCCCTTCCGCTCGACGTGCTGATCGTCAGCACCGGCGTGCTCGCCGGCACCGCGATCCGGGCCGCCGAACTGCTTTCCGATGAAGGTGTGGGAGTGACGGTGGTCGATCCGCGCTGGCTGCTGCCCGTCAACCCGACCCTGGTCCATCTCGCCTCCCGGCATCGCCTGGTGCTCACCGTCGAGGACGGGGTGCGCACCGGCGGCGTGGGCGCGGCGCTGGCACAGGCCTGCACGGATGCCCGCGTTCCGGCGCCGGTGCACAACCTCGGGCTGCCCGGTGGCTTCCTCGACCACGGCAGCCGATCGGCGATCCTCGCCGAGCACGGCCTCACCGCGGAGTCCATCGCCGAAACCGCGCTGGCGCTCCACGACAGCTCCACGGCACCGAGCCCAGTCACCCCGGAAGGGATCACACGATGA
- a CDS encoding LysR family substrate-binding domain-containing protein: MTGSDVPPSFRLAYVPGVTPAKWVRIWHERMPEVPLTLHQVPAAEAAGLVRDGGADAVFLRLPTDRTGLHAIPLYTETTVVVVPKDHLVAVSKEMSKEMSEEVSAEDLADDVVLHPLDDTLGWDRLPGRPAIERPATTADAIELVAAGVGLLVVPQSLARLHHRKDLTYRPLSGGPESRVALSWPEDETTDLMEQFIGIVRGRTVNSTRGRQAPAPAPAKRKRPEAEGRKPAAGRGRQRGSGAPRGGKRGKPRRRS, from the coding sequence GTGACAGGCTCGGACGTACCTCCTTCGTTCAGGCTCGCGTACGTCCCGGGGGTGACGCCCGCGAAGTGGGTGCGGATCTGGCACGAGCGGATGCCTGAAGTTCCGCTGACCCTGCACCAGGTGCCCGCCGCCGAAGCGGCCGGCCTGGTACGGGACGGAGGCGCCGACGCGGTCTTCCTGCGGTTGCCGACCGACCGGACGGGCCTGCACGCGATACCCCTGTACACCGAGACGACCGTGGTCGTGGTGCCGAAGGACCACCTCGTGGCTGTGTCCAAGGAGATGTCCAAAGAGATGTCCGAAGAGGTGTCCGCCGAGGACCTTGCCGACGACGTGGTGCTGCATCCCCTGGACGACACCCTTGGCTGGGACCGACTGCCGGGACGCCCGGCGATCGAGCGCCCGGCCACCACGGCCGACGCCATCGAACTGGTCGCGGCGGGCGTCGGTCTGCTCGTCGTGCCGCAGTCGCTCGCGCGGTTGCACCACCGCAAGGACCTCACCTACCGGCCGCTCTCGGGCGGCCCGGAGTCGCGGGTGGCGTTGTCGTGGCCGGAGGACGAGACCACCGACCTGATGGAGCAGTTCATCGGGATCGTTCGCGGGCGGACCGTCAACAGCACGCGCGGGCGTCAGGCACCAGCACCGGCCCCGGCGAAGCGCAAACGTCCCGAGGCCGAGGGACGGAAACCCGCGGCCGGCCGGGGCAGGCAGCGGGGTTCCGGCGCCCCTAGAGGTGGCAAACGGGGGAAACCTCGCCGCCGGTCCTAG
- a CDS encoding acyl-CoA dehydrogenase family protein has translation MSFVSSDHPFGPEPHELGWIHTATELAAQFARTAAEFDDTAELPLTNLRRLHAAGLDTATLPTELGGSSLSYRAFGTIVRLLSAACPSTACIWLMHIGAAVGLAQMSTPDTARYYADELTAGKRFANALSEPGSGNLFLMPQQTAEPADGGYRLTGAKRFCSGCEIADHFLVNALVDGKPAFFGVEPDHTVTYVPIWDTMGLRASRSQLIEFTGTLLRADRQGIPATEPRPNHIAAGLPYLSLGIADAALAALTTHAQTRTIPTTGQTLTDLQWVQFGAAEAHLQLEAAAAYTGQMAWLADQNSPEFLPASMRAKPLANEAARDIAQLGVRIGGGSGYLRTSPIQRIFRDAQAPGLMAYSVEVCKSHIGREVLAKGG, from the coding sequence ATGTCCTTTGTGTCCAGTGACCACCCCTTCGGCCCCGAACCGCACGAGCTGGGCTGGATCCACACCGCCACCGAACTCGCAGCCCAGTTCGCCCGTACCGCCGCCGAATTCGACGACACCGCCGAACTGCCCTTGACGAACCTGCGACGACTGCACGCGGCCGGACTGGACACCGCCACCCTGCCCACCGAACTCGGCGGCTCCTCGCTGAGCTACCGCGCCTTCGGCACCATCGTCCGGCTGCTCAGCGCCGCCTGCCCCTCGACCGCCTGCATCTGGCTCATGCACATCGGCGCCGCGGTCGGACTCGCCCAAATGTCCACACCGGACACCGCCCGCTACTACGCCGACGAACTCACCGCCGGGAAGCGGTTCGCCAACGCACTGTCCGAACCAGGCTCCGGAAACCTGTTCCTGATGCCGCAACAAACCGCCGAACCCGCCGACGGCGGCTACCGGCTCACCGGCGCCAAACGCTTCTGCTCAGGCTGCGAAATCGCCGACCACTTCCTCGTCAACGCCCTCGTCGACGGCAAACCCGCCTTCTTCGGGGTCGAACCCGACCACACCGTCACCTACGTCCCGATCTGGGACACCATGGGACTGCGCGCCAGCCGCAGCCAGCTCATCGAATTCACCGGCACCCTCCTGCGCGCCGACCGCCAAGGCATCCCAGCCACCGAACCCCGCCCCAACCACATCGCCGCCGGTCTGCCCTACCTCTCCCTCGGCATCGCCGACGCCGCACTCGCCGCACTCACCACCCACGCCCAGACCAGGACCATCCCCACCACCGGGCAAACCCTCACCGACCTGCAATGGGTCCAGTTCGGCGCCGCCGAAGCCCACCTCCAACTCGAAGCCGCCGCGGCATACACCGGCCAGATGGCCTGGCTCGCCGACCAGAACTCCCCCGAATTCCTGCCCGCCAGCATGCGCGCCAAACCACTGGCCAACGAAGCCGCCCGCGACATCGCCCAGCTCGGCGTCCGGATCGGCGGCGGCAGCGGCTACCTCCGCACCTCACCCATCCAACGCATCTTCCGCGACGCACAAGCCCCCGGCCTGATGGCCTACTCCGTCGAAGTCTGCAAGAGCCACATCGGCCGGGAAGTACTCGCCAAGGGCGGTTAG
- the ispG gene encoding flavodoxin-dependent (E)-4-hydroxy-3-methylbut-2-enyl-diphosphate synthase, translating into MTQVALGLPTMPPPVLAERRKTRQLQVGAVGVGSESPVSVQSMTTTLTSDVNATLQQIAELTASGCDIVRVACPSADDAEALPAIARKSQIPVIADIHFQPKYVFAAIEAGCAAVRVNPGNIRKFDDQVKEIAQAAKDHGTPIRIGVNAGSLDKRLLAKHGKATPEALAESALWEASLFAEHDFHDLKISVKHNDPVVMVRAYELLAEQCDYPLHLGVTEAGPAFQGTIKSAVAFGALLRQGIGDTIRVSLSAPPVEEVKVGIQILQSLNLKQRKLEIVSCPSCGRAQVDVYKLADEVTAGLQGMEVPLRVAVMGCVVNGPGEAREADLGVASGNGKGQIFVKGEVIKTVPEHQIVETLIEEAMRIAEEAGDTALVGSAEVSVHGFGESYQG; encoded by the coding sequence ATGACCCAGGTCGCTCTCGGCCTCCCCACCATGCCCCCGCCCGTGCTTGCGGAGCGGCGTAAGACCCGTCAGCTGCAGGTTGGTGCGGTGGGGGTGGGTAGTGAGAGTCCGGTGTCGGTGCAGTCGATGACGACGACGTTGACGTCGGATGTGAATGCGACGTTGCAGCAGATTGCGGAGTTGACGGCGTCGGGTTGTGACATCGTGCGGGTGGCGTGTCCGAGTGCGGATGATGCGGAGGCGTTGCCGGCGATCGCGCGGAAGTCGCAGATCCCGGTGATCGCGGATATTCATTTTCAGCCGAAGTACGTGTTCGCCGCGATCGAGGCGGGGTGTGCGGCGGTGCGGGTGAACCCGGGCAACATCCGTAAGTTCGATGACCAGGTCAAGGAGATCGCGCAGGCGGCGAAGGATCATGGGACGCCGATCCGGATCGGGGTGAACGCGGGGTCGCTGGACAAGCGGTTGCTGGCCAAGCACGGTAAGGCGACCCCGGAGGCGTTGGCGGAGTCGGCGTTGTGGGAGGCGTCGCTGTTCGCCGAGCACGATTTTCATGATTTGAAGATTTCGGTGAAGCACAACGACCCGGTGGTGATGGTGCGGGCGTATGAGTTGTTGGCTGAGCAGTGTGACTATCCGCTGCATCTGGGGGTGACCGAGGCGGGTCCGGCGTTTCAGGGCACGATCAAGTCGGCGGTGGCGTTCGGTGCGTTGTTGCGGCAGGGGATCGGGGACACCATTCGGGTGTCGTTGTCCGCGCCGCCGGTGGAAGAGGTCAAGGTCGGGATCCAGATCCTGCAGTCGCTCAACCTCAAGCAGCGCAAGCTGGAGATCGTGTCCTGCCCCTCGTGTGGGCGGGCGCAGGTGGATGTGTACAAGCTGGCTGATGAGGTCACCGCCGGTTTGCAGGGCATGGAAGTGCCGCTGCGGGTCGCGGTGATGGGCTGCGTGGTCAACGGGCCCGGTGAAGCCCGCGAAGCCGACCTGGGTGTGGCCTCCGGCAACGGCAAAGGCCAGATCTTCGTCAAGGGCGAGGTCATCAAAACCGTCCCCGAACACCAGATCGTGGAAACCCTCATCGAAGAAGCCATGCGCATCGCCGAAGAAGCAGGCGACACCGCGCTCGTCGGCAGCGCCGAAGTAAGCGTGCACGGTTTCGGGGAAAGCTACCAGGGCTAG
- a CDS encoding MFS transporter, whose amino-acid sequence MAGRRSLGRQFGWLWAGYAVSTFGTRLAFDAFPLVAILVLHAGPTEVSALAATGLAVGAVVAVPLGPWLEFRRKRPVMITMDLIRFAALLTVPAAFALGLLGFGQLLIVSVLVAAADITFQAASGACLKALVRPEDLLIANGRFESTAWTATALGPPLGGAAIGLFGPAATVVADAISYLLSAVGIRAIGKKEPRPARTGAPRLRARDLLEGWRYILTHATLRPLFLNTILVSSLIMATSPVLAVLMLGPLGFAPWQYGLAFAAPCVGGLIGARLSRRLVTRFGRHQVMLTAGALRACWLLGLAFVHPGTSGLILVMVVELGLITCMGVFNPVFASYRLEQLPPDRVVRTLSAWSITSKLTVAAMTALWGPLAALTSTRTAIAIAGLLSLATPLLLPRRARTGGEVSPVCHL is encoded by the coding sequence GTGGCGGGCAGGCGGTCGCTCGGGCGGCAGTTCGGCTGGTTGTGGGCGGGGTATGCGGTCAGCACGTTCGGCACCCGGCTCGCGTTCGACGCGTTCCCGCTGGTCGCGATCCTCGTGCTGCACGCCGGGCCGACCGAGGTGTCGGCACTGGCGGCCACCGGCCTTGCCGTCGGGGCCGTGGTCGCGGTGCCGCTCGGTCCGTGGCTGGAGTTCCGCCGGAAACGACCGGTGATGATCACGATGGACCTGATCCGGTTCGCTGCGCTGCTGACCGTCCCCGCCGCGTTCGCACTCGGCCTGCTCGGCTTCGGGCAGCTCCTGATCGTGTCGGTGCTCGTGGCGGCGGCCGACATCACCTTCCAGGCGGCCAGCGGCGCCTGCCTGAAAGCGCTGGTGCGACCGGAAGACCTGCTCATCGCGAACGGACGGTTCGAGTCGACGGCGTGGACCGCCACCGCACTCGGCCCGCCGCTCGGCGGGGCCGCGATCGGCCTGTTCGGCCCGGCGGCGACCGTGGTAGCCGACGCGATCAGCTATCTGCTCTCGGCAGTGGGCATCCGCGCGATCGGCAAGAAGGAGCCACGCCCCGCGCGGACCGGCGCACCGCGGCTGCGGGCACGCGACCTGCTCGAAGGCTGGCGGTACATCCTGACCCACGCCACGCTGCGCCCGCTGTTCCTCAACACGATCCTGGTCAGCAGCCTGATCATGGCGACCTCGCCGGTGCTCGCCGTGCTCATGCTCGGCCCCCTCGGTTTCGCGCCGTGGCAGTACGGCCTCGCGTTCGCCGCGCCCTGCGTCGGCGGCCTCATCGGCGCACGACTGTCCCGCCGGCTGGTCACGCGGTTCGGACGGCATCAGGTCATGCTCACCGCCGGGGCGCTGCGCGCGTGCTGGCTGCTCGGGCTGGCCTTCGTCCACCCCGGCACCAGCGGGCTGATCCTCGTCATGGTCGTCGAGCTGGGACTGATCACCTGCATGGGCGTGTTCAACCCGGTGTTCGCCAGCTATCGGCTCGAGCAGCTCCCGCCGGACCGCGTGGTGCGCACCCTGTCCGCCTGGTCGATCACCAGCAAGCTCACCGTGGCCGCGATGACCGCCTTGTGGGGACCGTTGGCCGCACTCACCAGCACCCGCACCGCGATCGCGATCGCCGGGCTGCTCAGCCTGGCAACCCCGCTGCTGCTCCCCCGGCGCGCTAGGACCGGCGGCGAGGTTTCCCCCGTTTGCCACCTCTAG
- a CDS encoding methionine--tRNA ligase, with amino-acid sequence MPARFYVTTTIPYVNARPHLGFALELVQADVLARHHRRRGDQVRFLTGTDDNSLKNVLAAEAEGLPTQQLVDRNAAAFAALREPLGLSFDDFIRTSRDPRHRPGVERFWRACAAAGDLYRKHYEGLYCVECEQFYAPAELTDGYCAEHRLPPQLVAEENWFFRLSRYTGRLHDLITSGRLRIEPAARRNEVLGFIAGGLQDFSISRSRTRARGWGIPVPGDADQVIYVWWDALGNYLTSLDYGTGGQNYRYWWVHNERRVHLAGKGVLRFHAVYWPAMLLSAGAPLPTDILVHDYLTIGGRKISKSTGNVIDPASVVRQYGTDAVRWWLLREVPRTGDADFTFDRLTARANEDLANGLGNLVHRIVSMIHRYRDGRPPATGAPPVGADRLIAACRNAPELVHDALAGFDFRRATAAVWRIVEEANRYIEQARPWQLAGAELDAVLGVLLRACRVLAGELTPFLPDTAARIAGQCACPTGALPPPRPLFSRL; translated from the coding sequence ATGCCAGCACGGTTCTACGTGACGACCACGATTCCCTACGTCAACGCGCGCCCTCATCTGGGATTCGCGCTGGAGCTGGTGCAGGCCGACGTGCTCGCGCGCCACCACCGCCGGCGTGGTGACCAGGTGCGGTTCCTGACCGGCACCGATGACAATTCGCTGAAGAATGTACTTGCCGCCGAAGCCGAAGGGCTGCCGACCCAGCAGCTGGTGGACCGCAACGCCGCCGCGTTCGCGGCCTTGCGCGAGCCGCTCGGCCTCTCCTTCGACGACTTCATCCGCACCAGCCGCGACCCAAGGCACCGGCCAGGGGTGGAACGTTTCTGGCGGGCGTGCGCGGCGGCCGGGGACCTCTACCGAAAACACTACGAGGGGCTGTACTGCGTGGAGTGCGAGCAGTTCTACGCACCCGCGGAACTCACCGACGGCTACTGCGCCGAACACCGCCTGCCGCCACAGCTCGTGGCCGAGGAGAACTGGTTCTTCCGGTTGTCCCGCTACACCGGGCGACTTCACGACCTGATCACCAGTGGCCGGCTCCGGATCGAACCCGCCGCACGCCGCAACGAAGTACTCGGCTTCATCGCCGGTGGGTTGCAGGACTTCAGCATCTCGCGCTCCCGCACCCGCGCCCGCGGCTGGGGCATCCCGGTGCCTGGCGACGCCGACCAGGTCATCTACGTGTGGTGGGACGCGCTGGGCAACTACCTCACCAGCCTCGACTACGGTACCGGTGGCCAGAACTACCGGTACTGGTGGGTGCACAACGAGCGCCGCGTCCACCTGGCGGGCAAAGGAGTGCTGCGTTTCCACGCCGTCTACTGGCCGGCGATGCTGCTGTCCGCCGGTGCGCCACTGCCCACCGACATCCTCGTGCACGACTACCTCACCATCGGCGGCCGCAAGATCAGCAAATCCACCGGCAACGTCATCGACCCGGCATCGGTCGTCCGCCAGTACGGCACCGACGCGGTGCGATGGTGGCTGCTGCGCGAGGTTCCCCGCACCGGTGACGCCGATTTCACCTTCGACCGGCTCACCGCGCGCGCCAACGAAGACCTCGCCAACGGTCTCGGCAACCTGGTCCACCGGATCGTCAGCATGATCCACCGCTACCGCGACGGCCGCCCGCCCGCCACCGGTGCACCTCCTGTCGGCGCCGATCGGCTCATCGCGGCATGCCGGAACGCGCCCGAACTCGTGCACGACGCGCTGGCCGGCTTCGACTTCCGCCGCGCCACCGCCGCGGTCTGGCGCATCGTCGAAGAGGCCAACCGCTACATCGAGCAAGCCCGTCCCTGGCAGCTCGCTGGTGCCGAACTCGACGCCGTTCTCGGCGTCCTTCTCCGGGCCTGCCGCGTCCTCGCCGGAGAACTCACCCCGTTCCTTCCGGACACGGCCGCCCGAATAGCCGGCCAATGCGCCTGTCCAACCGGCGCCCTGCCGCCACCGCGACCACTTTTCTCCCGACTCTGA